The Xiphophorus maculatus strain JP 163 A chromosome 21, X_maculatus-5.0-male, whole genome shotgun sequence genome window below encodes:
- the eloc gene encoding elongin-C, with translation MDGEERAFGGCEGPDAMYVKLISSDGHEFIVKREHALTSGTIKAMLSGPGQFAENETNEVNFREIPSHVLSKVCMYFTYKVRYTNSSTEIPEFPIAPEIALELLMAANFLDC, from the exons ATGG ATGGTGAGGAGAGAGCTTTTGGTGGCTGTGAAGGGCCAGATGCCATGTATGTGAAGCTCATCTCCTCAGACGGCCATGAATTCATTGTGAAAAGAGAACATGCCTTAACATCAGGAACCATCAAAGCCATGTTAAGTGGGCCAG GACAGTTTGCAGAGAATGAAACCAACGAGGTGAACTTCAGGGAGATCCCGTCCCACGTCCTGTCCAAGGTCTGCATGTATTTCACCTACAAGGTCCGTTATACCAACAGTTCCACAGAAATACCAGAGTTCCCCATCGCTCCCGAGATTGCTCTGGAACTGCTCATGGCTGCGAATTTTTTGGATTGTTAA